AATACTGCGAAATGCTCCAGCTTTTCAGTGGCCTGAGCTAGATATTCGCCCTGTTATTGCGAAGTATTACAGCGGGAATATCATGTTGGATAATGATGTGAATATGGCCGCAATGGGAGAATATGATCAAGGGGCAGCACAGGGACATCAACACTGTGTAATGGTCACGGTTGGAACAGGCATTGGATCTGCTCTTATCCTGAATGGACAGCTCTATAGCGGCCAGAATGGAGCAGCAGGTGAGATTGGGCATTTCATTGCAGGAGACGAAGGGCTTCATACCGGTTATGTTGCTGATGCAGATTCCTTTGGCGTATTTGAGCAAGTGACTTCAGGTACGGGAATTACCGAACAGGCGAGGCGTTATTTTGCTGCTGGAAAGGGGAGTTCCTTATCCCTGATTATGAGTCTGGCAGGAGGGGAAGTGGAACAGATTGAAGCCAGACATGTATTCAGAGCAGCCGAATCAGGTGATGTTGCTGCACTTGAGATTCTGGAACTGCCTATGCGTTATATGGCTAGAGGTCTGGCGAATATTACGACTTTACTCAATCCTTCCATTATAGTGATCGGTGGTGGCGTAGCTGCATCCAACCCATCCTATTATCTAAATGAAGTGCGCACACGCCTCCAACGTTACACCGTTCTGCCTACACTTTTAGCTGTAGCTGAACTGGGGAACAAAGCAGGAGCAATCGGGGCATTGGCTGCAATCAAATCGAATCTGACACGCACATAAAAATAGAGAATAGGCGAAGCAACTACAGAAATAAAGGATGGAGATCCGGATGAGAAGTAGACATATGAAGGCTTACACAGAGAAAACAAAAGCCGATTCCAATGATGCAAAACGTGTTTTACTCCAATTACAGGGCCTATATCTGTTTATGGGGCTTGCCGGGGGGATGTTTAACCCGTACATTAATCCCATATTGGTTGCACAAGGTTTTTCAAGTAAAGAAACCGGATTTATTATGGCGTTTGGCACACTCGTATCCATTATTCTTCAACCAATATGGGGAATTCTGGTAGATAAGTTTAAAAAGACACGTTTCGTACTGGTGATAAGCCTGCTTGTTCCTGCATCGTTAGCGTATTTCTACAATATTCAAGTGTACTTTATATTAATATTGATTTATACTTTATGCACTATATTCCAAGTGACTCAAATACCCGTGGCTGACTCCTATGCGGTTACCGCCGCGAGAGCAGCCAATACCTCATATGGCATGATCCGACTCTTCGGCAGCATAGGAACGGGAGTTGGTGGATTTGCCGCAGGGATGTATCTCTCCCAGTTTTCCATTCACATGTTATGGCTGCCATTTCTCCTGTTTAACATTCTGAGCGCTATACTGGCAAGTACACTTCCCCGGCAGACGAGTATCTCCTCGTCCTCGGTAACCTTCTCCGTAGGTTTGGCAAGATTGCTCCGAAACCGGACATTCCTTCTATTTCTAACAGGTTGTTTCCTGGTTAACCAAACGCTCACTGCGTTTAACTCCTTTTTTGTTATTTCATTTCAGATGGCTGGCGGTTCTGTGACCATGACGGGTACAGCACTGTTGCTGGCGTCGATTACCAATGTTCCATCCATGTTGGCAGCAGCATTCATACTCCGAAAATGGGGACATGAACGGACGATGCTGCTTGCAGCCGGGGCGTATATGTTACGTTGGGGGATACAATGGCTATGGCCGACACCTGAGGTCATGATTGGCGTTCAGGTGCTGCATGGGTTATCCTTCGGATTCTTCTATATCGCAGCAGTGGAATATGTGGCTTCCGTTACGGGACGGGAGATGCAAGCCACAGGACAAAGTTTATTTAACATGGTGTTTGCTGGCCTGGGCGGAATTGTTGGTAATATGCTTAACGGATATTTACTCGATTCCGGCGGTCCATCACTGATGTATCTGGCTTGCACGATCAGTGCGGCACTAGGATCAGTGATTCTGTATATCGTCAGCAGGCAGGCCAAAGAACAGAGAAGAGCATACTCATTAGAATAGAGATGGAAGGAGTTGGAGCCTATGAAAGTAAATCTGAAGCGGAATTGGCACACCAAGTTGATGTATTCGTATTTTCCTATTTTTCTGCTTACGATTTCCATTCTGATCTTTCTCTCCTTCCTGATTGTCAACGAACTCTCACGTAACGAAACGCAAAAAGCCGACATGATCTCCACCCGCTATATCCTGGATACACTGGAGCGATCGCTAAGCGACATTGAACTTCGCTTGCTTGAAGACATTGGTGCGAACAAAACATATAGTCGCTTTCTGGAAGCTGGACAGGGACAATTATCGAGTCAATTCATCTATGATGCAGCAAGTGGGCTGGGACGTATGCTGGATCAGCAGGATATGATTCAATCCATTTATCTCTATCGCATGTCCGATTCCCAGATTCTTACGCCCAGAGGCATGATGCGTTTGGAAGATTTTGAAGATCGCGCCTATATTGAGCAAGCCTTGAAAGATCGGGAGAATCTTGGTTGGAACTTGCCACGTGATTATAAGGAACGTTCCTTCGACGTACCTTCACAGGTGATTAGCATGAATAAGTGGCTTCCTTTGCCGTGGGGCGGGGAAGGTCTGCTCGTCATTACCATCCGCATGTATGCAGTGGAACGGCAGATTGATAACATGACCAATGAAAAGTTATCTGTTCTTCAGGTTCGGGATAAGAGCGACAATCTGATCTATACCGCGCATCAAATGGACCCTTCTGCAGGTGAAATCCTTAATCGTGTGACTGCGGACAAGCTTGGTCTGGTCTTTGAGAGCGGCATTCAATCCGGACAGCTGTATTCATGGGTATCACTCGTCTCTTATGTGTGGATCGGTATTGGATTATTAACGATTGTTGGTGCAGTGGCGGGACTAATCTACATTACGCGCAGAAATACGCGGCCCATCCAGCTCATCATGAATCGAATTCAGGCGTTACAGCCACGTGCCGAGGAGGATGAAGCAGCACCATCCGTCAAGGATGAACTGGCACTCATCGACCGTGCGCTGGAACATCTGATTGCTCAGACGGTTGACTATGAGAAACAACATCATGAAAACTTGCTGATTCATCGCAGACAGTTGCTTGTTGATCTGATGGAAGGAGAGCGAATGGATTCGTTCCGTCAGCGACTTCGCCATCTGCAACCGCTAGAGGAACGATTCATGGAACCGAAGAGTGTTGCTGTCCTCATTGCGGAGATGAATGGTGACGATCTCTCGACCAATCAGAATATTCTGAAGATTGCGCTCATGAACGTAGTGGAAGAACTTGTGCAGAATGAGACCCAGTTCGGCGGTTGGGCTGAATGGTTTGGGAACCGCAGGCTTATTGTGGTGATTGCGTCGGATGAGCAGGAAGGACTGGATCGTGAATTGCTTATGGATCTGGCTAAGCAGATGCATATGTGGATTGCGGAAAACTTCCGCCTACGGTTTACGTTCGGGATTGGACGAACCGTATCGGGCTGGGAGGAGATTACTCGATCCTATGCGAGTGCAGATATGGGTTTGCGGCATAGACTTACCCTTGGTAAAGATGCCATCGTTCTCAGTGAGCAACTGCCGGATCGTATTGAGCTGCAATCGTACAAGTATTTGCAGATGCTCGCAGACTTTGTCCGTGAATTCAGACTAACCGGCGATGGTTGGCGAACGCAGCTGGATCAGATGTTTGTTGCGTTCAGCGAAGATCAGATTACAGATAACGATATTCGCATGTTGCTGCAGGCATTAATCCAGATGTTGTCCCGTGAATTCGGGGAACTGTCTGAGCGTTTGCAAAGCCAATTTGCCGAGGAAATCCTGACTCGTCTTCGCAGTGATATCCAGCAGGTGGAGACACTGGAGGGGATTCAAGAGATTTTGCAGAAGTGGCTTAAAGAGGTTTATCGCAATTATGTATCTGTGAATGAAACGAAAAGTCATCGCGCGATGATCAACGAGCTGCGGATATATATTGAAGAGCATTTTGATGATCCGGATCTGTCGCTGAAACATCTGAGTGATCGGTTCCAAATCTCGGGCAAATATGCGAGTTATCTGTTCAAGGAAGAGTTTGAGATGAAGTTTGTTGATTTTCTGGTGAAACTGAGGGTCGAAAAGGCCTGCCGTCTGTTGTCTGCATCCGATATGGCTGTTCAGGATATTGCTCTGCAAGTGGGTTATGCCAATGCCATCTCCTTTGGCAGAGTATTTAAACGGATTATGGGCGTGACACCAGGGGACTACCGCAAGCAGAGTGGAAAACAAGGGGATCAATAACGGAATTGCATGTGTTAGAACATCCGAGTATCGGGTGAAATCCAATAATCCTAGAGATATCTATGAAATCTCCTGTATGAGGCAATAAGGTTTTGTCCCTTATTGTCCTTTGCAGGAGATTTTTTTTTGGATGTTCAACCACGATCTTAGGCCAGTTAGCTGGTATGTTGTTAAGGAATTTTACGAATGTCCTATACTAGCATTATGACAATTCATAGATTAATAGGGCAGGAGTGAAGATGATGTACAAACACGGACAGCAAGTATGGGGGTCAGTAGATATC
This Paenibacillus xylanexedens DNA region includes the following protein-coding sequences:
- a CDS encoding ROK family protein; translation: MTESVKNVSNNYQSNQDGTVGGDPSGWIAGIDIGGTKTLMLLSSQQAGNEVHERILPTLASDQPDEFFRWLFAELETFCREVGCSLDQLNGAGLGFPGVILQEEGILRNAPAFQWPELDIRPVIAKYYSGNIMLDNDVNMAAMGEYDQGAAQGHQHCVMVTVGTGIGSALILNGQLYSGQNGAAGEIGHFIAGDEGLHTGYVADADSFGVFEQVTSGTGITEQARRYFAAGKGSSLSLIMSLAGGEVEQIEARHVFRAAESGDVAALEILELPMRYMARGLANITTLLNPSIIVIGGGVAASNPSYYLNEVRTRLQRYTVLPTLLAVAELGNKAGAIGALAAIKSNLTRT
- a CDS encoding MFS transporter; translation: MRSRHMKAYTEKTKADSNDAKRVLLQLQGLYLFMGLAGGMFNPYINPILVAQGFSSKETGFIMAFGTLVSIILQPIWGILVDKFKKTRFVLVISLLVPASLAYFYNIQVYFILILIYTLCTIFQVTQIPVADSYAVTAARAANTSYGMIRLFGSIGTGVGGFAAGMYLSQFSIHMLWLPFLLFNILSAILASTLPRQTSISSSSVTFSVGLARLLRNRTFLLFLTGCFLVNQTLTAFNSFFVISFQMAGGSVTMTGTALLLASITNVPSMLAAAFILRKWGHERTMLLAAGAYMLRWGIQWLWPTPEVMIGVQVLHGLSFGFFYIAAVEYVASVTGREMQATGQSLFNMVFAGLGGIVGNMLNGYLLDSGGPSLMYLACTISAALGSVILYIVSRQAKEQRRAYSLE
- a CDS encoding helix-turn-helix domain-containing protein, with protein sequence MKVNLKRNWHTKLMYSYFPIFLLTISILIFLSFLIVNELSRNETQKADMISTRYILDTLERSLSDIELRLLEDIGANKTYSRFLEAGQGQLSSQFIYDAASGLGRMLDQQDMIQSIYLYRMSDSQILTPRGMMRLEDFEDRAYIEQALKDRENLGWNLPRDYKERSFDVPSQVISMNKWLPLPWGGEGLLVITIRMYAVERQIDNMTNEKLSVLQVRDKSDNLIYTAHQMDPSAGEILNRVTADKLGLVFESGIQSGQLYSWVSLVSYVWIGIGLLTIVGAVAGLIYITRRNTRPIQLIMNRIQALQPRAEEDEAAPSVKDELALIDRALEHLIAQTVDYEKQHHENLLIHRRQLLVDLMEGERMDSFRQRLRHLQPLEERFMEPKSVAVLIAEMNGDDLSTNQNILKIALMNVVEELVQNETQFGGWAEWFGNRRLIVVIASDEQEGLDRELLMDLAKQMHMWIAENFRLRFTFGIGRTVSGWEEITRSYASADMGLRHRLTLGKDAIVLSEQLPDRIELQSYKYLQMLADFVREFRLTGDGWRTQLDQMFVAFSEDQITDNDIRMLLQALIQMLSREFGELSERLQSQFAEEILTRLRSDIQQVETLEGIQEILQKWLKEVYRNYVSVNETKSHRAMINELRIYIEEHFDDPDLSLKHLSDRFQISGKYASYLFKEEFEMKFVDFLVKLRVEKACRLLSASDMAVQDIALQVGYANAISFGRVFKRIMGVTPGDYRKQSGKQGDQ